From the genome of uncultured Fibrobacter sp.:
CTGTCTACTTCTTACTACGATGGCTGTTCTTGATCCATTCAGTCTTGTGGACTTCGGGGATGTCGTCGAGCAGGCGGAGCGTATGCGGTTCATCCGTGTTGTCGAGCACCTCGGCAGGGGTACCCTGGTTCACGATCTTACCGTCGTGCATGATGAAGATACGGTCGCTAACGTAGTTGGCAAGGCCGATGTCGTGAGTCACGAACACCACGGTCATCTTGAGCTCGTCTTTCAACTTGCGCAGGTAGTCGAGGATGTTGGCGCGCACGCAGGCGTCCACCATGGAGGTGGCTTCGTCGGCAATCAGCACCTTCGGGCGGAGCGCGAAGATACGGGCCAGCAACATACGCTGCATCTGACCACCGGAAAGTTCGAACGGGTACTTGCCCTCGATATCGGCAGGCGTCACGTTCACGGCCAAGAGGCCTTCGTCCACGCGGCGGCGGACTTCGTCCTTGCTCGGCTTGTCCTTCAGGATGTTCAGGGAATCTTCCAGCTGGCTACGAATCGTAAAGAACTGGTTGAAGCATCCGAACGGGTCCTGGAACACGGACTGCACTTCGTTCCAGTGGGCCTTGAGGTTCGTAATCTTGTGGTCACGGTAGAGGAACTGGCCGCGGGTCGGCTGGTAAAGGCCGAGCATGATCTTTGCGAGCACGGACTTACCGCAGCCCGAGCCACCCACGATGGAGATGAATTCTTCGTCGTAGATATCAAAGGACACGTCG
Proteins encoded in this window:
- a CDS encoding dipeptide/oligopeptide/nickel ABC transporter ATP-binding protein, whose amino-acid sequence is MLSNKPVVFSAKRISKDFGAGKTLKTAVRDVSFDIYDEEFISIVGGSGCGKSVLAKIMLGLYQPTRGQFLYRDHKITNLKAHWNEVQSVFQDPFGCFNQFFTIRSQLEDSLNILKDKPSKDEVRRRVDEGLLAVNVTPADIEGKYPFELSGGQMQRMLLARIFALRPKVLIADEATSMVDACVRANILDYLRKLKDELKMTVVFVTHDIGLANYVSDRIFIMHDGKIVNQGTPAEVLDNTDEPHTLRLLDDIPEVHKTEWIKNSHRSKK